A stretch of the Aricia agestis chromosome 15, ilAriAges1.1, whole genome shotgun sequence genome encodes the following:
- the LOC121734179 gene encoding transmembrane protease serine 11B-like: MMMKTISFVVCLVTTCYSHEQWSSQYTYTQSQVSHGPDRPQNEFRQQFNQHFEDDLDLPIDQVFKDIHDFEHRSELRDLLHEFQAFDQSSLLDQANQFFQGNFENPSGQTFQTWPDSTPGNQVFQEFNLPDAVRNEVNVEASDRQAAANQKALQGAPSCTATNTTHNPCSREIVVPNFKKPGRRLAEIKCLEYIWDIKNEEERDIKTEECISYQRACLNLTGGRGFVGGRITEKGEFPHMGALGWRATAGGWVFKCGSSMISPKFMVSAAHCTRARKDSKIANPVPEIVRIGAKNLVVEKDSFYPKDLEIAKIIKHPNYKSPKQYFDIALIELKQNLNFDERIRPACLWSRFNTNTVDSSVTGSGWGVTEIGGKETTTELRAGDLDIINNNDCDRFLRPMCNRLWCGLQEHQMCAGKLAGGVDACQGDSGGPLQAKINLHPAIKGKMYYLLGVTSFGFGCARANTPGVYTRISSFVDWIEPIVWPNDSAN; this comes from the exons atgatgatgaaaactATTTCGTTCGTTGTGTGTTTag TTACGACTTGTTATTCACACGAGCAATGGAGTTCACAGTATACATATACACAG AGCCAGGTTTCGCACGGACCAGATAGACCGCAAAATGAG TTCAGACAACAGTTTAACCAGCACTTTGAAGACGACTTAGACCTTCCAATT GACCAAGTTTTTAAGGATATCCATGATTTTGAACACAGAAGTGAATTG AGAGATCTTCTACACGAATTTCAAGCTTTTGATCAGAGTAGTTTG CTGGATCAAGCGAATCAGTTTTTTCAAGGAAACTTCGAAAATCCCTCG GGACAAACATTTCAAACATGGCCAGATTCGACACCTGGTAATCAA GTTTTTCAAGAATTTAATCTGCCAGACGCTGTGAGAAATGAAGTAAATGTAGAAGCCAGCGATCGTCAA GCAGCCGCTAATCAGAAAGCTCTCCAAGGCGCCCCTTCATGTACAGCGACTAATACAACTCATAATCCTTGCTCAAGAGAAATTGTGGTACCAAACTTTAAGAAACCTGGTAGAAGATTAGCAGAAATAA AATGCTTGGAATACATATGGGATATAAAGAATGAAGAAGAAAGAGATATCAAAACCGAAGAAT GCATTTCTTATCAACGAGCTTGTTTAAATCTAACTGGTGGAAGAGGTTTCGTTGGAGGTCGTATTACTGAGAAAGGGGAATTTCCTCACATG GGAGCTCTCGGTTGGAGAGCAACTGCGGGAGGTTGGGTTTTCAAATGTGGATCCTCCATGATCAGCCCGAAATTCATGGTTTCAGCCGCTCACTGCACAAGAGCAAGAAAAGATTCTAAGATCGCAAATCCGGTCCCCGAGATAGTTCGAATTGGTGCTAAAAATCTAGTG GTTGAAAAGGATAGTTTTTACCCAAAAGATCTAGAAATAGCAAAGATCATAAAGCATCCAAACTATAAGTCTCCTAAGCAGTACTTCGACATTGCTCTTATAGAattgaaacaaaatttaaattttgatgaGCGCATCCGACCAGCTTGTCTTTGGAGTCGGTTCAATACAAATACTGTTGACTCATCAGTAACTGGTTCCGGATGGGGAGTCACTGAAATAG GCGGAAAAGAGACTACCACTGAATTGAGAGCAGGTGACctagatattataaacaataacgACTGTGACCGATTTCTAAGACCCATGTGCAATCGTTTGTGGTGCGGGCTGCAGGAACATCAGATGTGTGCTGGCAAGTTGGCTGGAGGTGTTGATGCTTGTCAA GGTGACTCTGGAGGACCTTTACAagctaaaataaatttacatccAGCTATCAAAGGCAAGATGTACTACCTGCTTGGCGTGACATCATTTGGGTTTGGCTGCGCACGCGCGAACACGCCTGGAGTCTACACCAGGATATCCAGTTTCGTGGACTGGATAGAGCCAATTGTGTGGCCAAATGACTCTGCCAATTAA